In the Nitrospinota bacterium genome, one interval contains:
- a CDS encoding inositol monophosphatase: MPPLRPLNFRKESAMEPGTQDMLDIAFDAAVQAGEIQREYYEKKNLDIELKGRIDLVTEVDLLCEKAVTATISESFPDHGILAEEGTSINGGSPYQWIIDPLDGTTNFAHGFPMFAVSIGLVKDGEILLGVIYDPLRDELFSAKKDGGATMNGHSIKVSETSQLDKSLVATGFPYDVKTSSRNNLNNFNRVIMEVRALRRPGAAAIDLAYVACGRLDGFWEQRLKPWDMAAGALIVSEAGGIVTDMKGKPLDLFGETCCAGNPQIHPQLLELLED; encoded by the coding sequence TTGCCTCCTCTTCGACCTCTTAATTTCAGGAAGGAATCAGCTATGGAACCAGGGACACAGGATATGCTCGATATCGCGTTTGACGCGGCGGTACAGGCTGGTGAAATACAGCGGGAGTATTACGAAAAGAAAAACCTCGATATAGAACTAAAAGGGAGGATAGATCTTGTTACCGAAGTGGATCTTCTTTGTGAAAAGGCGGTAACAGCCACTATATCGGAGAGCTTCCCCGATCACGGCATACTCGCGGAAGAGGGGACGTCTATCAACGGCGGTTCTCCCTATCAATGGATAATAGATCCACTCGATGGCACCACGAACTTCGCGCACGGCTTTCCTATGTTCGCGGTCTCCATCGGGCTGGTTAAGGATGGCGAAATTCTGCTGGGGGTGATCTACGATCCGCTACGTGACGAGCTCTTCTCCGCTAAGAAAGATGGCGGAGCCACGATGAACGGTCACTCCATTAAAGTTTCAGAAACTTCGCAACTCGACAAGTCGCTGGTCGCGACAGGCTTCCCATACGACGTGAAGACAAGCTCAAGGAACAATCTGAACAATTTCAACCGCGTGATAATGGAGGTCCGCGCGCTCCGGCGCCCCGGCGCGGCGGCGATAGATCTGGCGTATGTAGCGTGCGGCCGGCTGGACGGCTTTTGGGAGCAGAGGCTGAAACCGTGGGATATGGCCGCGGGCGCGCTGATAGTCTCGGAAGCGGGCGGGATCGTTACCGATATGAAGGGCAAGCCCCTCGATCTTTTTGGGGAGACATGCTGTGCCGGGAACCCCCAGATACATCCTCAACTCCTTGAATTATTGGAGGATTAG
- the mnmA gene encoding tRNA 2-thiouridine(34) synthase MnmA: protein MKEKVLVAMSGGVDSSVAAAILLEEGYEPVGVTMRLWNQPEGVQRQGCCSLDDVNDARRVAEKLGIPHYTLNMKDAFKVNVVEYFVDEYKAGRTPNPCIACNRVLKFEMLIEKGAQMGIHKLATGHYARVVRDGERYLIARGADRNKDQSYFLFDTPSINLSRILFPIGELTKEETREKAKSLGLKTAMKAESQEICFVPDDDYKNFMTEYGVEPREGSIVTADGKVVGKHMGTHFYTIGQRRGLGVGHAHRLYVTAIHPETNTVVVGSETDLHTVSMTVENLTWHLPVESGDVLEVQIRYRQEPIKCRVEDTEQKSLKVIFMGAVGAVAPGQAAVFYRGDIVIGGGWIASSSTS, encoded by the coding sequence ATGAAAGAAAAAGTATTGGTTGCGATGAGCGGAGGGGTAGACTCTTCCGTTGCGGCGGCGATCCTTCTTGAAGAGGGGTACGAGCCTGTCGGTGTGACGATGCGCCTCTGGAACCAGCCGGAAGGTGTTCAGCGCCAGGGGTGCTGTTCACTTGATGACGTGAACGACGCGAGGCGAGTTGCAGAAAAACTCGGCATCCCGCACTACACGCTCAACATGAAAGACGCGTTCAAGGTGAACGTGGTCGAATATTTCGTTGATGAATACAAGGCGGGGCGCACGCCGAACCCATGCATCGCCTGCAACCGCGTCTTAAAATTCGAAATGCTCATCGAAAAGGGTGCGCAGATGGGGATACATAAGCTCGCCACCGGGCACTACGCGAGGGTTGTGAGGGATGGAGAGAGGTATTTGATAGCACGCGGAGCGGACAGAAACAAGGACCAGAGCTATTTCCTGTTTGATACGCCTTCGATAAATCTTTCAAGAATACTTTTTCCTATCGGAGAGCTGACAAAGGAGGAGACAAGAGAGAAGGCGAAGAGCCTTGGACTGAAGACCGCAATGAAGGCGGAGAGCCAGGAGATATGTTTCGTGCCGGATGACGATTACAAGAATTTCATGACGGAGTACGGCGTGGAGCCGAGGGAAGGGAGCATCGTAACAGCCGATGGAAAAGTGGTCGGGAAACATATGGGGACTCATTTTTACACCATAGGCCAGCGGAGAGGGTTAGGAGTAGGACACGCGCACAGGCTATATGTCACGGCGATCCATCCTGAAACGAATACCGTCGTGGTAGGGTCGGAAACCGATCTCCATACGGTGTCGATGACAGTAGAAAACCTCACATGGCACCTCCCGGTCGAGAGCGGAGATGTTCTCGAAGTTCAAATACGTTACCGTCAGGAGCCAATCAAATGCAGAGTGGAGGATACCGAACAAAAGAGTCTGAAGGTGATATTCATGGGTGCGGTCGGAGCCGTAGCTCCGGGACAGGCCGCGGTCTTCTACCGGGGTGATATAGTTATAGGCGGGGGATGGATTGCCTCCTCTTCGACCTCTTAA
- a CDS encoding SemiSWEET transporter has protein sequence MNETYVVITGFLAGLLTTISFIPQLVKVVKTGSARDLSLGMYILFSSGVALWLVYGIFINAWPVIISNLVTLILSMIILICKLRESRIH, from the coding sequence ATGAACGAAACTTATGTGGTTATCACCGGTTTTCTGGCGGGACTCCTTACAACCATCTCTTTCATCCCTCAATTGGTAAAGGTTGTTAAAACAGGGTCGGCAAGGGATTTGTCGCTAGGGATGTATATTCTCTTCTCTTCCGGCGTGGCGCTTTGGCTAGTGTACGGGATTTTCATTAACGCCTGGCCTGTAATAATTTCAAATCTCGTTACCTTGATACTGTCTATGATAATTCTTATCTGCAAACTTCGCGAATCCCGCATTCATTGA